In one Streptomyces sp. T12 genomic region, the following are encoded:
- a CDS encoding serine/threonine-protein kinase, translating to MSNDGGGTGHKERVIGGRYRLVERIGSGGMGTVWRALDELVEREVAVKQPRLPGDPEDAAHQRAAHRLYREARAAARVDHPAAVAIHDVVVEDGLPWIVMELIRGESLHEALQRGPVDAAEAARIGVAVLGALRAAHAVGIVHRDVKPANVLLGPAPLSHSLKRGHPRRRVVLTDFGIAHIQGEESLTVSGEFIGSLEFIAPERMSGRGAAGPASDLWSLGVLLYAAVEGWSPFRRTTLESTLAAILAADPPEPKQAGPLGSLIVRLLAKDPEARPGAEEAGAVLEAVAEGWPVPVPAGGSAAAGPQDVSGLREFAEDSGTVRLGGAAASEPAGDPDPEPPAKATPEPIAEPTSRSAAGSPAETSDLTSATPDHKGRFLLRPIPVALLGVLLVGGTWFATSSFLVDKGDDLKEMNPVYTSAPLAPSTTTPSPTPTVGTWIAHREKDMDAVLFLPTEYKESAREGGATDQPRLVVYDIGLVQVRLTQWDKAPRPLLDQAQDAQETWDSYNHDASGHSTRTTFKGYDAVLVDTTYDKEESPTRVMQLIVVTGDDRMYELRVDMPKGTPSEKKGTAVFKGARDRLEIE from the coding sequence ATGAGCAACGACGGGGGCGGCACCGGCCACAAGGAGCGTGTGATCGGCGGGCGTTACCGGCTGGTCGAGCGCATCGGCTCCGGCGGGATGGGCACCGTCTGGCGAGCGCTCGACGAACTGGTGGAGCGCGAAGTCGCCGTCAAGCAGCCGAGGTTGCCCGGCGACCCCGAGGACGCCGCCCATCAGCGCGCCGCCCACCGGCTCTACCGTGAGGCCCGCGCTGCCGCCCGCGTCGACCACCCGGCCGCCGTCGCCATCCACGACGTCGTCGTCGAGGACGGACTGCCCTGGATCGTCATGGAGTTGATCCGCGGCGAGTCCCTGCACGAGGCCCTCCAGCGCGGCCCGGTGGACGCGGCCGAGGCCGCCCGTATCGGCGTCGCCGTCCTCGGCGCCCTGCGCGCCGCGCACGCCGTCGGCATCGTCCACCGGGACGTCAAGCCCGCCAACGTCCTGCTCGGCCCTGCCCCACTGTCGCATTCGCTCAAGCGCGGGCACCCCCGTCGCCGCGTCGTCCTCACCGACTTCGGCATCGCCCACATCCAGGGCGAGGAATCCCTCACCGTCAGCGGCGAGTTCATCGGCTCCCTGGAGTTCATCGCCCCCGAGCGGATGTCCGGCCGCGGCGCCGCCGGGCCCGCCTCCGACCTGTGGTCGCTGGGTGTGCTCCTGTACGCCGCCGTGGAGGGCTGGTCGCCGTTCCGCCGTACGACCCTGGAGTCCACGCTCGCCGCGATCCTCGCCGCCGATCCGCCCGAGCCGAAGCAGGCGGGGCCGCTGGGGTCGCTGATCGTACGGCTGCTGGCGAAGGATCCCGAGGCACGGCCCGGCGCTGAGGAGGCCGGGGCGGTGTTGGAGGCGGTGGCGGAGGGCTGGCCGGTGCCGGTTCCCGCCGGGGGTTCGGCAGCGGCGGGGCCACAGGATGTTTCGGGGCTGCGGGAGTTCGCGGAGGACTCGGGGACGGTACGGCTGGGAGGTGCGGCGGCGTCCGAACCGGCCGGTGACCCGGATCCCGAGCCACCGGCCAAGGCGACGCCGGAGCCGATAGCCGAGCCGACTTCCAGATCGGCCGCCGGGTCGCCCGCTGAGACATCCGACCTCACCTCTGCGACTCCGGACCACAAGGGCCGCTTCCTCCTCCGCCCGATTCCCGTCGCGCTGCTGGGCGTCCTCCTCGTCGGCGGTACCTGGTTCGCCACCTCCTCCTTCCTCGTCGACAAGGGCGACGACCTCAAGGAGATGAACCCCGTCTACACCTCGGCCCCCCTGGCCCCGAGCACCACCACCCCCAGCCCCACTCCCACCGTCGGCACCTGGATCGCGCACCGGGAGAAGGACATGGACGCCGTCCTCTTCCTCCCGACCGAGTACAAGGAGTCCGCGCGGGAGGGCGGTGCCACCGACCAGCCCCGGCTCGTCGTCTACGACATCGGCCTCGTCCAGGTCCGCCTCACCCAGTGGGACAAGGCGCCCCGCCCGTTGCTGGACCAGGCGCAGGACGCGCAGGAAACGTGGGACAGCTACAACCACGACGCGAGCGGCCATTCCACACGCACGACCTTCAAGGGCTACGACGCCGTCCTCGTCGACACCACCTACGACAAGGAGGAGTCCCCGACCCGCGTCATGCAGCTGATCGTGGTCACCGGCGACGACCGCATGTACGAGCTGCGCGTCGACATGCCCAAGGGCACGCCCTCGGAGAAGAAGGGCACCGCGGTCTTCAAGGGCGCCCGTGACCGACTCGAGATCGAGTGA
- a CDS encoding succinic semialdehyde dehydrogenase: MTDAQAPAKTGTNPLAPAPEGARTAADVVTPELVAQLTKGVVGSGRTANHTPFTGEKLADLPESTPEDVQKAFEAARTAQAVWAQVPVRQRAAVLLRFHDLVLERQAEVLDLIQLETGKARLHAHEEVQAVAVAARHYGRKAPAYLKPKRHAGAMPTLTKVTELRHPRGVIGQIAPWNYPLELSVGDALPAFVAGNAVVMKPDTETCLTALWARDLLIEAGLPADVFQVVLGEGPVVGPEVVRHADYVSFTGSTRTGRQVAQGAAARLVGVSLELGGKNAMLVLEDADVEKAAAGAVRACFSSAGQLCISIERLYVHESVADTFVERFAARTKAMRLGKSLAYGADMGSLVGERQLETVTRHVEEAVAKGAKLVAGGTARPDIGPYFFEPTILDDVEPEMTVCTEETFGPVVSIYRFKTEDEAIEHANSTPYGLNSSVWTKDGSRGRAVAARLRTGTVNVNEGYAPAYGSVQSPMGGMKDSGLGRRHGSEGILKYTEAQTVAQQRLLPMAPSLGMDDEKYAQFMSRSLRLMKAFRFR, translated from the coding sequence ATGACGGACGCGCAGGCCCCGGCCAAGACCGGCACAAACCCTCTCGCCCCCGCTCCGGAGGGCGCCCGTACCGCCGCCGACGTGGTCACCCCCGAGCTGGTGGCCCAGCTCACCAAGGGCGTGGTCGGCTCCGGTCGTACCGCCAACCACACGCCGTTCACCGGCGAGAAGCTGGCCGACCTGCCCGAATCCACACCGGAGGACGTGCAGAAGGCCTTCGAGGCGGCCCGCACGGCCCAGGCCGTCTGGGCCCAGGTCCCCGTGCGGCAGCGTGCCGCCGTCCTGCTCCGCTTCCACGACCTGGTGCTCGAACGCCAGGCCGAGGTCCTCGACCTCATCCAGCTGGAGACCGGCAAGGCCCGTCTGCACGCCCACGAGGAAGTGCAGGCCGTAGCCGTCGCGGCCCGCCATTACGGCCGTAAGGCACCCGCCTACCTCAAGCCGAAGCGGCACGCGGGCGCCATGCCCACGCTCACGAAGGTCACCGAACTGCGCCACCCGCGCGGCGTCATCGGTCAGATAGCCCCCTGGAACTACCCCCTGGAGCTGTCCGTCGGCGACGCGCTGCCGGCCTTCGTCGCGGGCAACGCGGTCGTCATGAAGCCGGACACGGAGACCTGCCTCACCGCCCTGTGGGCCCGTGACCTGCTCATCGAGGCCGGTCTGCCCGCCGACGTCTTCCAGGTCGTCCTCGGCGAGGGCCCGGTCGTCGGCCCCGAGGTCGTCAGGCACGCCGACTACGTCTCGTTCACCGGCTCCACCCGCACCGGCCGCCAGGTCGCCCAGGGTGCCGCCGCCCGCCTGGTCGGCGTCTCCCTCGAACTCGGCGGCAAGAACGCCATGCTGGTCCTGGAGGACGCGGACGTCGAGAAGGCCGCCGCGGGCGCCGTCCGCGCCTGCTTCTCCTCCGCGGGCCAACTCTGCATCTCCATCGAGCGGCTGTACGTCCACGAGTCCGTCGCGGACACCTTCGTCGAGCGCTTCGCCGCCCGCACCAAGGCGATGCGGCTGGGCAAGTCCCTCGCGTACGGCGCGGACATGGGCTCCCTGGTCGGCGAGCGGCAGCTGGAGACGGTCACCCGGCATGTGGAGGAGGCCGTCGCCAAGGGCGCGAAGCTCGTCGCCGGCGGTACGGCCCGCCCCGACATCGGCCCGTACTTCTTCGAGCCGACGATCCTCGACGACGTCGAGCCGGAGATGACCGTCTGCACCGAGGAGACCTTCGGCCCGGTCGTCTCCATCTACCGCTTCAAGACCGAGGACGAGGCGATCGAGCACGCCAACTCCACGCCGTACGGCCTCAACTCCTCCGTCTGGACGAAGGACGGCAGCCGCGGCCGCGCGGTCGCCGCCCGCCTGCGCACCGGCACGGTGAACGTCAACGAGGGCTACGCCCCCGCCTACGGCAGCGTCCAGTCGCCCATGGGCGGCATGAAGGACTCCGGCCTCGGCCGCCGCCACGGCTCCGAGGGCATCCTCAAGTACACGGAGGCCCAGACGGTCGCCCAGCAGCGGCTGCTGCCGATGGCGCCGTCGCTGGGGATGGACGACGAGAAGTACGCGCAGTTCATGAGCCGGAGCCTGAGGTTGATGAAGGCGTTCCGCTTCCGCTAG
- a CDS encoding serine/threonine-protein kinase encodes MGTEGSNFRVIAGRYRIEAKLGRGGMGVVWRATDQLLGRQVAVKELPLDETLSAAEARRQRERTLREAQAVAQLSHPHVIVVHDILEDDERPYIVMELIDGDSLADRIAAHGPVDAYEAARIGVDLLSALSTAHAAGVLHRDITPANVLIEDGTDRVVLTDFGIAQVPGTSTLTESGSFVGSPEYTAPERMSGARTGPAADLWSVGALLCAALSGESPFRRDSLSGIVLAVVSDEIRPPAQAGPILPVVQGLLERDPALRLDAAGAERMLREFLETGLAPLPVPKRFGSAERRYSTRSMLATAMLVAAMAVAGVSAAALLANGGGEGGVVPTSSVPEDSVRPSGTAGSSGTAGSSGGVNVSPSPSTSPSPSTSLAPSTSSPRPSTSSSSNTSPSPGTPTLSPTNSE; translated from the coding sequence ATGGGGACCGAGGGCTCCAACTTCCGTGTGATCGCGGGGCGTTACCGCATCGAGGCGAAGCTCGGTCGCGGCGGCATGGGCGTCGTATGGCGGGCGACCGACCAACTGCTCGGACGTCAGGTGGCCGTCAAGGAGCTCCCCCTCGACGAGACGCTCTCCGCGGCCGAGGCCCGGCGGCAGCGCGAGCGCACACTGCGCGAGGCCCAGGCGGTGGCGCAGTTGAGCCACCCGCACGTCATCGTCGTGCATGACATCCTGGAGGACGACGAACGCCCGTACATCGTCATGGAGTTGATCGACGGCGACTCCCTCGCCGACCGCATCGCCGCGCACGGACCCGTCGACGCGTACGAGGCCGCCCGGATCGGCGTCGACCTACTGAGCGCGCTGAGCACGGCCCATGCCGCCGGGGTCCTGCACCGTGACATCACGCCGGCCAACGTGCTCATCGAGGACGGCACCGATCGGGTCGTGCTCACCGACTTCGGCATCGCCCAGGTGCCGGGCACTTCCACGCTCACCGAGTCCGGGTCCTTCGTCGGCTCGCCGGAGTACACCGCGCCCGAGCGGATGTCCGGGGCCAGGACCGGTCCCGCGGCCGACCTGTGGTCGGTGGGTGCGCTGCTGTGTGCGGCGCTGAGCGGCGAATCACCGTTCCGGCGCGACTCGTTGAGCGGCATCGTGCTCGCCGTGGTGTCCGACGAGATACGTCCGCCCGCGCAGGCGGGGCCGATCCTGCCCGTCGTACAGGGGCTGCTGGAGCGGGATCCGGCGCTGCGGCTGGACGCGGCGGGGGCGGAGCGGATGCTGCGGGAGTTTCTGGAGACGGGGCTCGCGCCGCTGCCTGTGCCGAAACGGTTCGGCAGCGCGGAGCGCCGGTACTCCACGCGCAGCATGCTGGCCACCGCGATGCTGGTCGCCGCGATGGCGGTGGCGGGGGTGTCGGCGGCGGCGCTGCTGGCGAACGGGGGCGGGGAAGGGGGTGTGGTGCCGACCAGTTCGGTGCCCGAGGACTCGGTGAGGCCGTCCGGTACGGCAGGTTCGTCCGGTACAGCAGGTTCGTCCGGTGGGGTCAATGTGTCTCCCTCGCCGAGTACGTCTCCCTCGCCGAGTACGTCTCTCGCGCCCAGTACGTCTTCCCCGCGGCCCAGTACGTCTTCCTCGTCGAATACGTCTCCCTCACCGGGCACTCCGACTCTTTCGCCCACCAACTCCGAATAA
- a CDS encoding serine/threonine-protein kinase, which translates to MSNNGGVPYRSDEPTSFELQPPQPNPPGPVPHPDNPYAAPTRAVPQQSVPQKSVPGRPAAPGDRTTAPDPGTGRLIAGRYRLLAKLGHGGMGTVWRAKDETVDREVAVKEPRIPDHLPERERANAFERMRREARAAARLDHPAVVNVHDVAVVDGQPWIVMELVQGRSLGDALQEGTLGARDAARIGLEVLGALEAAHAAGILHRDVKPDNVLLGRHDRVVLTDFGIAQIEGETNLTDTGGFVGSPEYIAPERVLGQRPGPASDLWSLGVVLYAASEGVSPFRRSNTPATLQSVLNATPAPPASAQGPLAEAINGLLQKDPAHRPNAAQTRALLEQTANPPAPAATQVVRIPGDVEGVKGGVRLGRKALLGLGAAVVAAAVAAYLVIADPFAGPLPDHWKIREEKALAASLAVPDGYKRGVPEDADDGHWVTYTDESGAIVIGLKLDKKAEDTGSDIAGSAAAEMYDDDGDFKQTGDYDVSMPANPKTAPDETTYQGRKSAENTVIYTTTDTQNPRPRELRIFYYKTSAGDMYKLTIGYPGKGDFTGRGREVAQTAIDNVEIDKL; encoded by the coding sequence ATGAGCAACAACGGGGGAGTCCCTTACCGGTCCGACGAGCCGACGAGTTTCGAACTGCAACCGCCGCAGCCGAACCCGCCCGGACCTGTTCCCCACCCCGACAACCCGTACGCGGCGCCCACTCGGGCCGTACCGCAACAGTCGGTACCGCAAAAGTCCGTGCCCGGTCGGCCTGCCGCGCCCGGCGACCGGACCACCGCCCCGGACCCCGGCACCGGCCGGCTGATCGCGGGCCGATACCGGCTGCTCGCCAAGCTCGGGCACGGAGGCATGGGCACGGTCTGGCGGGCCAAGGACGAGACGGTGGACCGCGAGGTCGCCGTCAAGGAGCCCCGCATACCGGATCACCTTCCCGAGCGCGAACGCGCGAACGCCTTCGAACGGATGCGCCGCGAGGCACGCGCCGCAGCCCGGCTCGATCATCCGGCGGTCGTGAACGTGCATGACGTCGCCGTCGTGGACGGCCAGCCCTGGATCGTGATGGAGCTGGTGCAGGGCCGTTCGCTGGGCGACGCGCTGCAGGAGGGCACACTCGGCGCCCGGGATGCGGCGAGAATCGGCCTCGAAGTGCTCGGCGCGCTGGAGGCCGCGCACGCGGCGGGCATCCTGCACCGCGACGTCAAGCCGGACAACGTCCTTCTCGGCCGCCATGACCGCGTCGTCCTCACCGACTTCGGCATCGCCCAGATCGAGGGCGAGACCAACCTCACCGACACCGGCGGCTTCGTCGGCTCGCCCGAGTACATCGCGCCCGAGCGGGTGCTGGGTCAGCGGCCGGGACCGGCGAGCGACCTGTGGTCCCTGGGTGTCGTCCTGTACGCGGCGTCGGAGGGTGTCTCGCCGTTCCGCCGCAGCAACACCCCGGCGACCCTCCAGTCGGTCCTCAACGCCACGCCCGCGCCGCCCGCCTCGGCCCAGGGCCCGCTCGCCGAGGCCATCAACGGCCTGCTCCAGAAGGACCCGGCGCACCGCCCGAACGCCGCGCAGACGCGCGCGCTGCTGGAACAGACCGCCAACCCGCCGGCGCCGGCCGCCACGCAGGTCGTGCGGATCCCCGGGGACGTCGAGGGCGTCAAGGGGGGCGTCCGGCTGGGGCGCAAGGCGTTGCTCGGGCTCGGTGCGGCGGTCGTCGCGGCCGCGGTGGCGGCGTATCTGGTGATCGCCGACCCGTTCGCGGGGCCGTTGCCGGACCACTGGAAGATCCGCGAGGAGAAGGCCCTCGCCGCCTCGCTGGCGGTGCCCGACGGCTACAAGCGGGGCGTGCCCGAGGACGCGGACGACGGCCACTGGGTGACGTACACCGACGAGAGCGGCGCCATCGTGATCGGCCTGAAGCTCGATAAGAAGGCCGAGGACACGGGCAGCGACATCGCCGGTTCCGCGGCCGCCGAGATGTACGACGACGACGGCGACTTCAAGCAGACCGGCGACTACGACGTCAGCATGCCGGCGAACCCGAAGACGGCGCCCGACGAGACCACGTACCAGGGCCGTAAGTCCGCCGAGAACACCGTCATCTACACCACCACCGACACCCAGAACCCCCGCCCCCGCGAGCTGCGGATCTTCTACTACAAGACCTCCGCCGGCGACATGTACAAGCTCACCATCGGCTACCCGGGCAAGGGCGACTTCACGGGCCGGGGACGTGAAGTGGCGCAGACGGCCATCGACAACGTGGAGATCGACAAGCTCTGA
- a CDS encoding LAETG motif-containing sortase-dependent surface protein, with amino-acid sequence MKLRRALAAAATTAVIAPIALLSAPAAFATDETTASPTASETTPSPEQPTPTEEVTTPATDEPTPTEDESTPATEEPTPTEDESTPATDEPTPTEEPTTSASPSPSPSESTPEEVDYCEDADEEAIGLSEDLHSGLSGLPETIVAGSGWTNFSFDVSNSGDQDIKNIKPLIGVAALGWDDVDYSGQIKVQVFNKETGSWQTLADAAGEGATFTAFALDAGQSTSFKLRLSVSGKVPDSIGITGGFATYSDADGCWIADDPNGWIYFFDILAAGSDPGNPGDAKPQTGGQSPISDVNEVDVDGALAETGSSSNLPIIATVGGVAIVAGAGVVFAMRRRRSGVEA; translated from the coding sequence ATGAAGCTTCGCCGTGCCCTGGCCGCCGCAGCCACGACGGCTGTCATAGCGCCGATCGCGCTGCTGTCCGCGCCGGCCGCGTTCGCCACGGACGAGACCACCGCGTCGCCGACGGCGTCGGAGACGACGCCGTCTCCCGAGCAGCCGACGCCCACCGAGGAAGTGACCACGCCGGCCACCGACGAGCCGACGCCCACCGAGGACGAGAGCACGCCGGCCACCGAAGAGCCGACGCCCACCGAGGACGAGAGCACGCCGGCCACCGACGAGCCGACGCCCACCGAGGAGCCCACGACCTCCGCCTCCCCGTCGCCGAGCCCCAGCGAGAGCACGCCCGAGGAGGTCGACTACTGCGAGGACGCGGACGAGGAGGCCATCGGCCTCAGCGAGGACCTGCACAGCGGTCTGTCGGGCCTGCCCGAGACGATCGTCGCCGGCAGCGGCTGGACCAACTTCTCGTTCGACGTCTCCAACTCCGGTGACCAGGACATCAAGAACATCAAGCCGCTGATCGGCGTCGCAGCGCTCGGCTGGGACGACGTCGACTACTCCGGCCAGATCAAGGTCCAGGTCTTCAACAAGGAGACCGGCAGCTGGCAGACCCTCGCGGACGCCGCCGGTGAGGGCGCGACCTTCACCGCGTTCGCGCTCGACGCCGGCCAGTCCACCTCGTTCAAGCTGCGGCTGAGCGTCAGCGGCAAGGTGCCGGACTCCATCGGCATCACCGGCGGCTTCGCCACCTACTCGGACGCGGACGGCTGCTGGATCGCCGACGACCCGAACGGCTGGATCTACTTCTTCGACATCCTCGCCGCCGGCTCCGACCCGGGTAACCCGGGCGACGCCAAGCCGCAGACCGGTGGCCAGTCCCCGATCTCCGACGTCAACGAGGTCGACGTCGACGGTGCGCTCGCCGAGACCGGCTCCAGCTCCAACCTCCCGATCATCGCCACCGTCGGTGGCGTCGCGATCGTCGCCGGTGCCGGCGTCGTGTTCGCGATGAGGCGTCGTCGGAGCGGTGTCGAGGCGTAG
- a CDS encoding GMC family oxidoreductase N-terminal domain-containing protein: MSQEKSVQTGDEDGYDYDVIVVGSGFGGSVTALRLTEKGYRVGVLEAGRRWTRESLPKNSWDLRNYLWAPKLGMYGIQRIHLLGNVMVLAGAGVGGGSLNYANTLYVPPKAFFDDPQWRGITDWQEELKPYYDQAQRMLGVRLNPTMTPSDVHLKAAAEKMGVGDSFHMAPVGVFFGDGKDAEGAARATPGQEVSDPYFGGAGPARKACTECGECMTGCRHGAKNTLNENYLYLAEKAGAVVHPLTTVVSVTDDSQGGYAVATLPTDRGKKGEARLFKARRVVIAAGTYGTQTLLHGMKAGGQLPYLSSKLGELTRTNSEALVGAQTDNRRYRKVTGEPKVDFTRGVAITSSIHPDANTHIEPVRYGKGSNSMGGLSILQVPYAEGSSRVAAWVRNAARHPLLVLRSLSNRRWSERTIIGLVMQSLDNSLTTYLKPDGVGKGLLTARQGHGAPNPKQIKAASEAASSIAADINGFAGSNVGELMGTPLTAHFLGGCPIGDSPETGVIDPYHRLYGHPGISVVDGAAVSANLGVNPSLTITAQAERAMSYWPNKGEADPRPAQGAAYERLKPVEPQSPAVPAEAFGALRLPFLGMPAVPPKK, translated from the coding sequence GTGTCACAGGAGAAGTCTGTCCAGACCGGGGACGAGGACGGGTACGACTACGACGTCATCGTCGTCGGGTCGGGGTTCGGCGGTTCCGTCACGGCGCTCCGCCTGACCGAGAAGGGCTACCGCGTCGGCGTACTGGAGGCGGGCCGCCGCTGGACCCGCGAGTCCCTCCCGAAGAACTCCTGGGACCTCAGGAACTACCTCTGGGCCCCCAAGCTCGGCATGTACGGCATCCAGCGCATCCACCTGCTGGGCAACGTCATGGTGCTGGCGGGAGCGGGCGTCGGCGGCGGCTCCCTCAACTACGCCAACACCCTCTACGTACCGCCGAAGGCCTTCTTCGACGACCCCCAGTGGCGTGGCATCACCGACTGGCAGGAGGAGCTGAAGCCGTACTACGACCAGGCCCAGCGCATGCTCGGCGTACGGCTCAACCCGACGATGACCCCCTCCGACGTCCACCTGAAGGCGGCCGCCGAGAAGATGGGCGTCGGCGACAGCTTCCACATGGCGCCGGTCGGCGTCTTCTTCGGCGACGGCAAGGACGCCGAGGGGGCGGCGCGGGCCACGCCGGGGCAGGAGGTGTCCGACCCGTACTTCGGCGGGGCGGGCCCGGCGCGCAAGGCGTGCACGGAGTGCGGCGAGTGCATGACCGGCTGCCGCCACGGCGCGAAGAACACCCTCAACGAGAACTACCTCTACCTGGCCGAGAAGGCGGGCGCGGTCGTCCACCCCCTGACGACGGTCGTCTCCGTCACGGACGACTCACAGGGCGGCTACGCGGTGGCGACGCTGCCGACCGACCGCGGGAAGAAGGGCGAGGCCAGGCTGTTCAAGGCCCGCCGGGTGGTGATCGCGGCGGGTACGTACGGCACCCAGACCCTGCTGCACGGCATGAAGGCGGGCGGTCAACTGCCCTACCTGTCCTCCAAGCTGGGCGAGCTGACCCGCACCAACTCGGAGGCACTGGTCGGCGCGCAGACCGACAACCGGCGCTACCGCAAGGTGACGGGCGAGCCGAAGGTCGACTTCACGCGCGGAGTCGCCATCACGTCGTCCATCCACCCGGACGCCAACACCCACATCGAGCCGGTCCGCTACGGCAAGGGCTCCAACTCGATGGGCGGCCTGTCGATCCTGCAGGTCCCGTACGCGGAGGGCTCCTCGCGTGTCGCCGCCTGGGTCCGCAATGCCGCCCGGCACCCGCTGCTGGTCCTGCGTTCCCTCTCCAACCGCCGCTGGTCGGAGCGGACCATCATCGGCCTGGTGATGCAGTCGCTGGACAACTCGCTGACGACGTACCTGAAGCCGGACGGCGTGGGCAAGGGCCTGCTGACGGCCCGCCAGGGCCACGGTGCCCCCAACCCCAAGCAGATCAAGGCGGCTTCGGAGGCTGCGTCGTCGATCGCCGCCGACATCAACGGCTTCGCCGGCTCCAACGTCGGCGAGCTGATGGGCACCCCGCTCACCGCCCACTTCCTCGGCGGCTGCCCGATCGGCGACTCACCCGAAACCGGCGTGATCGACCCCTACCACCGCCTGTACGGCCACCCCGGCATCTCGGTCGTGGACGGGGCGGCGGTCTCTGCCAACCTCGGCGTGAACCCGTCCCTGACGATCACCGCACAGGCCGAGCGGGCGATGTCGTACTGGCCCAACAAGGGCGAGGCCGACCCGCGCCCGGCGCAGGGGGCGGCATACGAACGCCTGAAGCCGGTCGAGCCGCAGTCACCGGCGGTCCCGGCGGAGGCGTTCGGGGCGTTGCGGTTGCCGTTCCTGGGGATGCCGGCGGTGCCGCCTAAGAAGTAG
- a CDS encoding serine/threonine-protein kinase, with protein MQGQLVSGRYRLADAIGSGGMGRVWRAHDEVLHRAVAIKELTAALYVSESDLERLLVRTRAEARAAARINHSAVVTVHDVLEHDGRPWIVMELVEGYSLADAVKESGRVEPTEAARIGLWVLRALRAAHTAGVLHRDVKPGNVLISEDGRVLLTDFGIAQIEGDTTITRTGEVVGSVDYLAPERIRGHDPGASSDLWALGATLYTAVEGRSPFRRTSPLGTMQAVVDEEPAQPQHAGPLGPVISALLRKDPATRPDAAEAEQMLAEAAEGRRPSTAQAYVPTQYTQYEPEGRTGGAHGGAAAGTGTPYPPMTGRTPTGTPYPPMTGQTPTGTPYPPMSGPAASGSLYDIAGTGAAPAGPPRRRRRLRSLALVVVLAAIIGGGTAVVLQRWGPQSDDGTSGSTRPSPSASATDDQRPEGGVPASWERVVDPLGFSLYLPKGWDRKVVGKEVDGLQQIDYTPDGGEHFVRIAVDTSPDFANAYDHQSDLEQQVRRRLVAYETVYLKKNLYRDREGSLWEYTWTAQAKDTAFPGPRRAIDQAYIDRDGTEYAIYMSSPETDWAATRKQFTAVLKGWQPGGS; from the coding sequence ATGCAGGGCCAGCTCGTTTCCGGGCGCTACCGGCTCGCCGACGCGATCGGCAGCGGCGGTATGGGCCGTGTCTGGCGTGCCCATGACGAGGTGCTGCACCGGGCCGTCGCGATCAAGGAGCTGACCGCAGCGCTCTACGTCTCCGAGAGCGACCTGGAGCGGCTGCTCGTACGCACGCGCGCCGAGGCCCGTGCCGCCGCCCGCATCAACCACTCCGCCGTCGTCACCGTGCACGACGTGCTGGAGCACGACGGCCGGCCGTGGATCGTGATGGAGCTGGTCGAGGGGTACTCGCTGGCCGACGCGGTCAAGGAGAGCGGACGCGTCGAGCCGACCGAGGCCGCCCGTATCGGCCTGTGGGTCCTGCGGGCGCTGCGCGCCGCGCACACCGCCGGAGTCCTGCACCGCGACGTCAAGCCCGGCAACGTCCTGATCTCCGAGGACGGCCGCGTCCTGCTGACCGACTTCGGCATCGCCCAGATCGAGGGCGACACCACCATCACCCGCACCGGAGAGGTCGTCGGCTCGGTCGACTACCTCGCCCCCGAGCGCATCCGCGGCCACGACCCGGGCGCCTCCTCCGACTTGTGGGCCCTCGGCGCGACGCTGTACACGGCAGTGGAGGGACGCTCACCGTTCCGCCGTACCTCGCCGCTGGGCACCATGCAGGCGGTCGTCGACGAGGAGCCCGCCCAGCCGCAGCACGCCGGCCCGCTCGGGCCCGTGATCTCCGCGCTGCTGCGCAAGGATCCGGCCACCCGGCCCGACGCGGCCGAGGCCGAGCAGATGCTGGCCGAGGCGGCGGAGGGGCGGCGGCCCAGCACGGCGCAGGCATACGTCCCGACGCAGTACACCCAGTACGAGCCGGAAGGGCGCACGGGGGGCGCACACGGCGGGGCGGCGGCGGGGACCGGCACGCCGTATCCCCCGATGACCGGCCGGACTCCGACGGGCACGCCGTATCCGCCGATGACCGGCCAGACCCCGACCGGAACGCCGTACCCGCCGATGAGCGGTCCGGCGGCGAGCGGCTCGCTGTACGACATCGCGGGCACCGGCGCCGCGCCCGCCGGGCCGCCCCGGCGGCGCCGTCGGCTGCGTTCGCTCGCCCTCGTCGTCGTGCTCGCCGCGATCATCGGCGGGGGCACCGCGGTGGTGCTGCAGCGGTGGGGGCCGCAGAGCGATGACGGCACGTCCGGCTCGACCAGGCCCTCGCCGAGCGCCTCGGCGACGGACGACCAGAGGCCCGAGGGTGGCGTGCCCGCCTCCTGGGAGCGGGTCGTCGACCCCCTGGGGTTCAGCCTGTACCTGCCCAAGGGCTGGGACCGGAAGGTGGTCGGCAAGGAGGTCGACGGCCTGCAGCAGATCGACTACACGCCCGACGGCGGCGAGCACTTCGTCCGTATCGCCGTCGACACCTCGCCGGACTTCGCGAATGCCTACGACCACCAGAGCGACCTGGAGCAGCAGGTGAGGCGGCGGCTGGTCGCGTACGAGACGGTGTACCTGAAGAAGAACCTCTACCGCGACCGCGAGGGCTCCCTGTGGGAGTACACCTGGACCGCGCAGGCCAAGGACACAGCCTTCCCCGGGCCGCGCCGCGCCATCGACCAGGCGTACATCGACCGGGACGGCACGGAGTACGCGATCTACATGTCCTCGCCGGAGACGGACTGGGCGGCCACGCGCAAGCAGTTCACGGCGGTGCTGAAGGGCTGGCAGCCGGGCGGCTCCTGA